GCCTCGATGATGGTCGCCCAGCGGTCGGAGAAGTACGACTGGCTGCCCCACAACACCTTCACCAGTGGGCGTTCGACGACGGCGATCGGCCCGGCCTGCGCCGCGCGCAGGATCCAGTCGAAGTCCTCGCCGTAGCTGCCGGGGATCTTCTCGTCCACCAGCCCGATGCGTTCGCGCAGCGCCCGGGCGCGCACGAGGACCGTCGAGGGGTGCGCCTCCATCACCCGGCGGCGGGCGATCGAGGTGGCCACGACGTCGGAGGCGGCCGGCACCCGCGTGATCACCCGGTCCCCGTAGTGCACCTCGATCCCGGACACGGCCACGTCGGCCCCGGTGGCGGACAGCTGCGCGACCTGTAGCCGCAGCTTCTCCGGCAGCCACTCGTCGTCGTCGTCGCAGAAGGCGACCAGCTCACCGGCCGCCCTGTCGATGCCGGAGTTGCGGGCGCCGGCCAGGCCGGGCGTACGGACGTTGCCGACCACCCGGACCGAGCGGGTCGGTGCGGCGCCGGCGTCCGCGTCCGGGTCCGCGTCCGGGTCCTCCTCCGGGTCCGTGGCGAGCGAGGTGTCCGGCGGCGCCTGGTCGAACACCACGACGCACTCGACCGGGCCGGCGTAGTCCTGGTCGAGGACCGCCCGCACGGCGACGCGGAGGAGCTGGGGCCGGTCGCGGGTGGCGATGACGACCGAGACCAGCGGCATGCCCGGCGGTACGGCCGACGGCGCGGTGGTGGACGGCGCGGTGGAGGGCGTGGGCTGGGTGTCCATCAGGTGTCGCTCCGTTCGGCGTTCGCTGCGGGCGAGGCCGGCAGGCTCGCGCGGTCGAGGACCCGCTGGGTCGGATGGGTCGGATGAGCCGGGTGAGTACGACCGGCCGCGGGAGGGCGACCTGTCCTCGCGTCGCCGACCGCGACGGTGGCGACGCGCGGTCCCGCCGCCCGGGTGAGGAGGCGGGCGCACCGGTCGAGCTCGGTGCGGGTGCTGTGCGCGAGGTCGGCGACCAGCAGCACCACGTCCGCGGCCCGGGCGAGCGCGAAGGTGTCCCTGGCATCGGGACGGCTGGTGGGCACCCGGGCGTTCACCAGTGGCTCGTCGCCGGCGGCGTGGCCGGCGGAGGCCAGTGCCGTACGCAGATGGTCGGCGACGGCGGCGGTCAGTTCGTCCGTGCAGTGCCCGGTGACGAGCACGACCGGGGGATCGGCGGCCGACGGGCCGGTCGAGGCGCCGGTCGAGTTCTTCAGGGGCTCCGCGCCGAGGATGAGGCGGACCTGGACGGCGAGCGGGTGCAGGTCGGCTGCCTCCCGGTGGCCCGCGGGACGTCGCAGGCCCCGCCGGCTCAGGACGGCGACCGGAGCAAGGCCGGTGGCGGCGGTGACCTCGGCGACGTCGCGTACCGCCGGGCGCTTCCACTCGCGCACCGCGCCGACGGCCAGCCCGGCCGCCAGCCCGGCCATCAGCCCGGACATCGGCGGCACCTCGGGGTTGTGGCGTTCGGGCCGCTCCGGGAGGGTGGCCGACCGTACTACCGCCGCGGTGTTGGCCCCGGTGAACGCGGTCGCGGTCAGCGCGTCGTCGATCTCGCCGATCTGGGCCTGGATCTGACCGCGCGGCACCAGGTTGGCGGGCGCGGGAGAGGGGTCGTCGGAGTCGCCGTCGCGGTCGTCGTTTCGTACGCTGCCGGGCACCGGGATGTCGTCCAGCAGGTTCTGCAGGTAATGACGCCGGGAGTCCAGCGCCGTGGCCACCCGCTCGGCGCGCGCCGCCAGCACCTTCGCCCGGTAGCGGGCGAACTCCACGGCCAGCACCCGCGCTCCCTCCTGGGCTCGCCGCGGGTCGGTGTCGGTGAAGCCGATCTGGTACACCCGGGTGCTGGTGGGCACCGAGATCTCGACCCGGCCGGTGAGCGTCGCGGGGTCGGGGTGGCCGGGAAGCCGCCGGGCGACCGCGGTGAGCACGGGTTCGGACAGCAGCAACGCGGCCTCGGTGTCCTGGGTCCACTCCCGTGGGTCGACGGCGGGCGCCGCCGGGTCGACCGAGATCGCGAGGTAGGCCGGCGTCGCCGGCGCGAACACCTCGACCGTCGACCGGTAGGTCGCCGGCGCGCGCAGCGGACCCAGCATGCCGATCGCGAACCCCACCAGGCCGAGCAGGCAGCACACCAGCCAGTGCCGGCGTACGAACCGCGAGTACCCCGACACCTCGAGCGTGTCCGGCGTGTCCGGCGAGGTGTCGCTCACCGGCCCACCAGTTCGCTCAGCAACGCGATCAGCCAGGCGGTCCGGGCGCGCAACGGCCTGCCCTCGACGGGCTGGCTGGCAAGTGCGTACCGGCGGGCGAGCTCGACGAGATAGGCCACCTGGACGGCCTCGGGATCATCACCCGGCGCACACTCGCCCGCGGCGTCCCCCGCCGACGCCCGGGTGGGTGCCCGGGTGGATGTCCCGGCAGCCCGGCCGCCGGTGAGCAGTCCGGCCCGCGCGCGTTCGGCCGCGGCCGTCTCCCCGTGCGAGCGCAGCACCGACTGCAGGCGGTAGTGCGCCAGGTCGAAGCCGAGCGGGACACCGACGGCGAAGCGTTCGAAGTCCCACAGCAGCACCTGGTCGCCGTCCCAGGCCATGTTCCACGGCGTCCAGTCTCCGTGCCACGCGCCGAACGTCAACCGCGTCGAGCCGAAGCGCCGCTCCACGGTGGCGACGACCCGAGCGAGCGCGGCCGCCTGGTCCGGGTCGGTCAACGCCGGCGGGCTGGACCGGGCGCCTTCCCAGACCAGGCTGCGGTCGAGCGGGCGGCGGCTCGTGCCGAGCCGGGTGCCGAGCTCCGCCATCGCGGCGGTGGGTACGTCCGGCCGGCTCCAGCGGGCACGGCCGGGGAGTACGGGCTCGATGACCAGCAGCTCGAGGGAACGCCACCGGCCGTGGTGCAGCACGCGGGGCGCGTGCACGAGCCGGCCGGGCGGACCGGCGGACCAGTACGCCGCCAGCGCCTCGGCCTCGCCCCGGACGAGCTCGGTGGTCACCGGCGACAACCCCACCTTCACGAAGGCGCGAGTACGGCCGTCGGGGGTGAGCACCCGCAGGATCGGCTTGCGATTGGCACGGGGCGGTCCGACGCCGACCGTGACCAGCACCTCGCTGTCCAGCAGTCGGGAGAGGTGGTCCTCGATCGACTCGACCACACGCCCGGCCGGCACGCTGATGGTGAGCCGCTCCGGGAGGAGCCGGGTGACGGCGCGGTTGCCGAGGCGGGTGCCGACCAGCCGGGCCATCGCGGCCCGGCTGTACCGCTCGCGGCGGGAGAGCCCCTGGCTGTACTTCCGGAACAGCTCGGCCGCGGCCCGGGGCGCGCCGACGGGCAGCGCAAGGCGAGGTTGACAGCGGTCCGGTAGCAGTGCGTACTCGCGTACGACCCGATGCCCGCGCGGCATCGACCCCTCGACCCGGCTGCACGCGGGGCCCGGCCACAGCATCCGGGTGGTCTCCAGGAGGGCCTCGATCGTGGTCTGGTGGCGGTCCTCGGTGGCCGGGTACGGCAGCTCGCTCATCGCGCACCCACCGCCCTTCGTTCCGTTCGGGACATCCGGGCCGTCAGCCCGACGGCGATCATCACCGTGAACAGCGGGGAGTCGAGGGTGTCGTAGACGAACAACTCGATGACCCAGAAGATGAGCGCGACGCAACCCGCGATGCTCAGGGCAGCCTGATCTCGCCAGTGGGCGAAGAACCGCCGGGCGAAGAAGTAGAGGAACAACGCCAGCCCGACCAGGCCCTGGGAGAAGACGACCATCCACAGCTGGCCCTGGGTGCCGAGCGGCGGCACACCGCAGGCGGGGCAGTCCGGCGTCGAGCCACCGGCGATGGAGAAGTAGCTGCCGCGCACGTTGCGGGTCGATCCGAAGCCGAGGATCGGCGACCCCTCCACCACGTTGCGTACGGTGTCGGTGGCGAGCTGCCCCCGGCGTTCGTTGGAGTGCGGTGCGTTCAGCCGCGCCTGCACCATCGTCCCGAGCGGACTGGCCACGAACGCGATCGCGCCGAGCAGGAGGGCCGCGACGACGGCCTGCAACGCCCACACCCTGCCCATCGCCGCGAGCCGCAGCGCGAGGTAGAGGATGCCGACGCCGAGCGCGCCCCACAGTCCGCGGTTCAGCGAGTAGACCACCGGCACCAGGCTGAGCAGCACGACGAACGGCGCCAGCCGGCGCCGCCACCCCGCGTCGGGGCCGAACCACGCCAGCAGGAAGAACGGCAGGTACAGCGAATAGTTGGCGCCCCAGGAGTTGGCGAACGCGAACGGCGCGATCGGCCGGCCCTCCTCGTACCCCAGGATGTTCTGGGTCTCGGCCGCGGCCGGATGGATCATCGGGTTGATGAACGCGTTGCCCGCCAGCCCGTGCGGGAGCACCAGCTCCAGCACCGAACGGAACTCCAGTGACGGCGCCACGACGCCGAGCAGCCCGCCGCACGTGGTGACGACGAACATGAACCCCAGCAACCGCAGCACCCGCCGGGTCGGCAGCCGGCGCTCGTCGGCGTTCACGACGTAGAGCAGGAAGACGGTCGCGGCGAGATACATCGCGGCACGGAAGCCGAAGACCATCAGCCGCCCGGCGCCACCGCCACCGGGTTCACCGGTGGGTGCGTCGCTCCACAGCATGGTCACGCCGGCCAGCACCCAGGTGAGGAACAACAGCCAGGTGCCGAAGCCGCGGGGGACGCGCAGTGCGCGCCGGCGGAGGAGTTCGACGGCGAGCGGCACCGCGAAGATCACGAAGGCGAAGGACGTGAGGCCGAACACCCACCACAACGGGAACAACAGGAAGAGTGCCGTCAGCGGCCAACCGGGCCGGAACACCTTCGGGGTGGTCCACGAACCGACCGACCCGGTGCCCACCGGAGGTGTCACCGTCGCGGTCGTCGTTGCTCGGGTCGTCGCCGACGGGTCGGCGGACGGTGGATCGGTCGCCGGAGAAGGTGTCGCCCGAGAAGGTGTCACCGGACGCGTCGCGAGCGTGGCGTTCCGCGCACTCTCGTGCTGCTCGTCCCGCACCGGATGAACCCCCAGGATGGCTTGCGTGAAAGGCCGGCGGGCCGTCAGGGCAGGGAAGTTGCACCGTCCTCACACTGCGGGACCTGCACGGATCCGCCCCGATTATCCCCCGAGGATACGAGACCGGCCTGGGCATCGGTGTCGTTCAGAAAGATATGGTTACTTTTCTGGTCGTGGGGGACTTCTGCTGGCACCATTCATCCATACGCGGCGTCTTGCCGCGCTGGCCGACAACCCGCTTCGGATCCTGGGGCGCCGGCGGGGATTCGTTCCTTGGGGGGAACTCGTGTTGCTACGCCGCATGCGTGTTGCCGCTGCCCTGATGCTGGTCGCCCTGGCGACGGTCGTGCTGCCCTCCCAGGCGTCGGCCGTGCAGGTTCCGCAGTCGAAGGTCGTCAGTGCCGATCCGGTCAACTGGACACCCCATGTGCTCGACGGACGGGTCATGTCGATCGTCCAGGTCGGCGGCATGATCATTCTGGGTGGTGAGTTCTCCCAGGTGAGTTCCGCCGACGGAAGCACGATCTACAACCGCTCCAACATCGTCGCCTTCAGCGCCACGACCGGAGTCGTGAGCACGACCTTCAATCCCCGCACCGACGGTGAGGTGACGACACTGATCGTGTCGGCCGACGGTTCGACGGTGTACGCCGGCGGTTTCTTCAACACCGTCAACGGCGTGACCACCGCGAAAAGCATCGCGAAACTCAACGTTGCCAACGGCCAGTTGACATCGGGTTTCACCAGCCCGACGCTCAACGGCCGGATCAAGGACATGCGGCTGGTGGGCAGCCGGTTGTGGATCGCCGGCACCTTCGGCACCGTCAACGGCCGCGCCCAGCCGGGACTGGCGACGATCAACGCCACCACCGGTGCGTACGACCCCTTCATGCAGGTGCAGTACGCCGGCCCGAAGAACGGCGGCGTGGTGCAGGTGCTGAAGATGGACGTCTCGCCGGACCGCTCCACGTTGGTCACCATCGGCAACTACACCGTCGTCGGCGGGCAGCCCCGATCCCAGGTCGCGATGCTGGACATCGGCGGCACCTCGGCGTCGGTCGCCAACTGGCAGACCGACTTCTACCCCATGGTCAAGAGCGACGGCACGTCGTTCTGTTCGTCGTCGTTCGACTCCTACATGCGCGACATCGACATCTCCCCGGACGGCAACTACTTCGTCGTCACGACGACCGGGGCCTACGCGGGCGGGCCGCCCAAGTCGTGCGACACCAACAGCCGGTTCGAGACCCGTGCCCGCGGCACCGGCATCACCCCGACCTGGGCCGAGTACACCGGCGGCGACACCACCTACGCCGTGGCGGTGACCGGTGCCGCGGTCTACGTCGGTGGCCACTTCCGCTGGCACAACAACCCGTGGGCGGGCGACAAGGCCGGTCCGGGCGCGGTGAGCCGGGAGGGCATCGCCGCCCTGGACCCGGCGACCGGTCTGCCGTTCCGGTGGAACCCCGGCCGCACCAAGGGCGTCGGCGTGTTCGACATGCTGGCCACGTCCGCGGGCCTGTGGGTGGGCAGCGACACCGACCGGCTGGGCAACTACGAGTACCACGCCCGGATCGGCTTCCTGCCGCTCGCCGGCGGCACCACGCCGCCGCGGCCGACGGTCGGCGCGATTCCCGGTGACGTCTATGTCGTACCCACGACCGGCAACCAGCCGCTCGTCCGGGCCGTCACCGAAACCTCCTCCGGTCCCAGCAGGAGCGTTCCCGGCGGCGGGATCGACTGGACGAGCGTGCGCGGCGGCTTCATGCTCGGCAACCAGATCTACACCGGCTGGTCCAACGGGCAGTTCACCCGGCGCACCTTCGACGGGACGACCTACGGCGCCGCCACCCTGGTCAACCTCGCCGACCAGATCGTGAACGACGCCGCCTGGCACACCGACGTCGCGGCGGCGACCGGGATGTTCTGGAAGGACGGCCGGCTCTACTACACCGTCAACGGCCAGACCTCGCTGTACTACCGCAGGTTCACCGTGGAGAGCTACGTGGTGGGCGCGCAGCGGTTCACCGCCTCGGCGAGCACGGCGCAGATCGACTTCTCCAAGGTGACCGGGATGTTCTACGCCAACGGCCGCCTCTACTGGGGCAGCTCGGTGGACGGCAACCTGCGCCGGGTGGACTTCGTGAACGACGTGCCGGTGTCCGGGACGGTCCGCATCATCAGCGGCCCCTCGATCGACGGGCTGAACTGGCGGTCGCGGGCGATGTTCCTGTCCACCCTGGGCGCACCGGCGGCCAACGACCCGCCGGTGGCCGTGGCCTCGGGCGACTGCCGCTATCTCGTGTGCACGTTCAGTGGTACGTCGTCCAGTGACGCCGACGGCACGATCGCGAAGTACTCCTGGGACTTCGGCGACGGCGCAACCGGTGACGGCCCGACGGTCTCGCACACCTTCACCGACGCGGGCGACCACGTGGTCAAGCTCACCGTGACCGACGACAAGGGAGCCACCTCGACCGCGACCTACACCGCGACGACCACGACGGTTCCGACCGGCGTGGAGTTCGTCGGGGCGGCCGGAGCCAACGCCAACGCCACGGCCCACCGGGTGACCGTCCCGACAGCGGTGCAGGCCGGTGACCGGTTGCTGCTGCTGGGCTCGTTCAACGACGTGACCGCGACCGTCTCCGGGCCCACCGGTGTCACCGGGTGGTCCGACGTCGCGCCACAGCAGACCAACGGCCTGCAGACCCGCGCCTGGCAGAAGGTGGCGGAGGCAGGCGATGCGGGAACGGCCCTCACGGTGACCACCTCCATCTATGTCAAGGGCGACCTGACACTGCTCGCCTACCGCGGGAACGCCCTGGTCGTGCTCGGCGCCGCGGGCAGGTCGGAGACCACGTCGGGGACGGCCCACACCACTCCGACGGTCCAGGTGCCGGACGGCACAGCGCCGCGGCTGGTCAGCTACTGGGCCGAGAAGTCCTCGACCACCACGGCGCTGACGGGCCCGGCCGGGCAGGAGGTGCGCCGCAGCGGGACCGGCACCGGCGGCGGACACGTCACCACGCTGGCGACCGACAGCACCGTCGCCGCCGGCACGACCACGGCGGGCGGGCTGATCGCGACCGCCGACTCAGCGAGTGCCCAGGCCACCATGTGGTCCTTCCTGATCGGAGCCCGATCGTGACGCCTCTGAAGAACGCCGGGAACGTCGAGGTCACATCCGGCCGGAAGGTGTGCGCCCTGCTGGCCGTCTCCGTGCTCGCCGTCGGACTCGGTGCGTGCTCGAACTCCTCCGGCGACCAGGAGGCCGGGCGCCCGGCCGCACAGGGTGCGCCCGCCACCCCGCGCGCGACCGCGTCGGCCACACCGACCGCCACGCCCACGCCGACGGCGGCGCCGACTCCCTCGGCGAAGGTCCGGCAGGTGTCAGGGAACGACGACTCCGAGCAGAAGACGCCTCCCCGGCGCGACCTTCCCGCGCCGACGACGGCGCCGAGCCCGGTTCCCGTACCTCCGAGGGTGTACAGCGTGAAGCCGCGCACCAACACCAGCACGGCCCGGGCGCGCCTGGTCGGGCTGACCACCGCACGCGGACGCGGGTCGGAGACGGTGACGTTCCGCTTCGCCGGCACCGAGGTCGTGCCGAAGTACGACGTCCGCTACGTCGACGTCGTACGTGCCCACCCCGAGGACGACCCGATCGCGGTGGAGGGGAACGCCTACCTCCAGGTGTCGTTCAAGCTGACCAACCCCAACGTCAGCGGCCGGCTGGCGGTGCCACCCGACCTCTCGCCCGGGCAGCCGCAGGTGCGGCAGATCCTGTTGGTGCACAACGTCGCCGGCAGCCTGACGTTCGGTGTCGGACTGGACCACCGCGCGGAGTTCCGCCTGCACGAGAGCAAGGGCAAGGCGAGCCTGGTGCTGGAGGTACGCGACAAGTGAGCATGCAGGGAACCGGCACGGGCAGAAACCCGCTGCGGTCGTCCGCGCCGCCCTGGGTGAAGAACTCCGGCCGTACGCTCAGCGTCGCGTTCGGCCGGCTCACCGCGAGCCACCGGCTGCTGCCGTCGTTCCTCGTGATCGGCGGCCAGCGGTGCGGCACCACGGCGCTGCACCGCGCGCTGATCGCCCACCCGGTGGTGGCCGGACCCGTTCTGCACAAGGGGATCAACTACTTCGACCTCGGCTACCACCACGGCCCGGAGTGGTACCGCGGCCACTTCCCGCTGCGGTTCAACGCCCGGCGGCGGGCGGCCGGCGCGCGGCTCCCGCTCCCCGGCGGCGCCTCCGGGACACCCGAACCCCAGGCGATGGAGTCCAGCGGCTACTACCTCTACCACCCGCTGGCGCTGCCGAGGATCAGGCAGGACCTCCCGGACGTACGCCTGATCGTCATGCTGCGGGATCCGGTCGAACGCGCCTACTCCGCCTACAAGCACGGGGTGGCGCGCGGCTTCGAGACCGAGCCGACCTTCGAGGGTGCGCTGGAGCTGGAGGAGAGCCGGCTCGCCGGTGAGGAGGAGCGGCTGCGTACCGACCCGAGCTACGTGAGCCACTCGCACCGCCACCACGCCTACCTCACGCGTGGGCGTTACGTCGAACAACTGCGGCGGCTGTACGACGTCTTCGACCCCGAGCAGGTGCACGTGGTCTCCAGCGAGGACTTCTCCACCCGGCCCGAACCCGTCTTCGCCGGCATCCTCGACTTCCTCGGCCTGCCCGGCTGGCGGCCGGCATCCTTCGAGCGGTACAACGCCCGGCCCGGCAAGCCGATGCCCGAGCCGCTCCGCCGCCGCCTGGACGACCACTTCGCGCCGTACGACGAGGAGCTCGCGCAGCTGCTCGGTCAGCCGCCGGTGTGGCGGCGCCCGGCGGTGGCGGCGCCGGGCGACCCCGCCCGCTGACGTTCGCGCGACGAAGCGCCAGGGAGACGGAGCACCGGGGTGACTGTCGGCGGGCCGCGCTAGCCTGGACGGGCAACCCCGGTTCGCCACGCGAATCGGGGCGTTCGTGGTGTTTCGGCCCCACCCGCGAGGGTGTCGCCGCCCACCTCCTCCGCACGCGAAGGAACCCATGAGCCTCACCGGACTCGTCGAGCTCGTCGTCGCCGATCCCGCGCTGGCCGCCGCCGTGGAGACCGCACGGGCGGGCGCCGGCGCCCCGCTGGATCTGACCGCACCCAAGGCGCTGCAGCCGTTCGCGATCGCCGCGCTGGCCGCCGCCCCCGACCACGGCGGTGCCGGCCGCACCGTCCTCGCCGTCACCGCCACCGGCCGGGAGGCCGAGGACCTCACCGAGACGCTGCAGAGCCTGCTCGGCGCCGAGTGGGCGGCCGCCTACTACCCCGCGTGGGAGACGTTGCCGCACGAGCGGCTGTCCCCGCGGTCGGACACCGTGGGCCGCCGGCTGGCCGTGCTGCGCCGGCTGGTGCACCCGACGGAGGAGACGCCGGCGCCGAAGGTCGTGGTGGCGCCCGTACGCAGCGTGCTCCAGCCACAGGTGAAGGG
This Actinopolymorpha cephalotaxi DNA region includes the following protein-coding sequences:
- a CDS encoding sulfotransferase family protein; translated protein: MQGTGTGRNPLRSSAPPWVKNSGRTLSVAFGRLTASHRLLPSFLVIGGQRCGTTALHRALIAHPVVAGPVLHKGINYFDLGYHHGPEWYRGHFPLRFNARRRAAGARLPLPGGASGTPEPQAMESSGYYLYHPLALPRIRQDLPDVRLIVMLRDPVERAYSAYKHGVARGFETEPTFEGALELEESRLAGEEERLRTDPSYVSHSHRHHAYLTRGRYVEQLRRLYDVFDPEQVHVVSSEDFSTRPEPVFAGILDFLGLPGWRPASFERYNARPGKPMPEPLRRRLDDHFAPYDEELAQLLGQPPVWRRPAVAAPGDPAR
- a CDS encoding AMIN-like domain-containing (lipo)protein, with amino-acid sequence MTPLKNAGNVEVTSGRKVCALLAVSVLAVGLGACSNSSGDQEAGRPAAQGAPATPRATASATPTATPTPTAAPTPSAKVRQVSGNDDSEQKTPPRRDLPAPTTAPSPVPVPPRVYSVKPRTNTSTARARLVGLTTARGRGSETVTFRFAGTEVVPKYDVRYVDVVRAHPEDDPIAVEGNAYLQVSFKLTNPNVSGRLAVPPDLSPGQPQVRQILLVHNVAGSLTFGVGLDHRAEFRLHESKGKASLVLEVRDK
- a CDS encoding glycosyltransferase family 2 protein; amino-acid sequence: MDTQPTPSTAPSTTAPSAVPPGMPLVSVVIATRDRPQLLRVAVRAVLDQDYAGPVECVVVFDQAPPDTSLATDPEEDPDADPDADAGAAPTRSVRVVGNVRTPGLAGARNSGIDRAAGELVAFCDDDDEWLPEKLRLQVAQLSATGADVAVSGIEVHYGDRVITRVPAASDVVATSIARRRVMEAHPSTVLVRARALRERIGLVDEKIPGSYGEDFDWILRAAQAGPIAVVERPLVKVLWGSQSYFSDRWATIIEAIDYGLVKHEVLRTDPVAQARQQGRKAFAYAAIGDRRAALRWARHTLRLNPRDPRAYAAIVVALGLVSADRAMRLANSAGRGI
- a CDS encoding phosphotransferase, giving the protein MSELPYPATEDRHQTTIEALLETTRMLWPGPACSRVEGSMPRGHRVVREYALLPDRCQPRLALPVGAPRAAAELFRKYSQGLSRRERYSRAAMARLVGTRLGNRAVTRLLPERLTISVPAGRVVESIEDHLSRLLDSEVLVTVGVGPPRANRKPILRVLTPDGRTRAFVKVGLSPVTTELVRGEAEALAAYWSAGPPGRLVHAPRVLHHGRWRSLELLVIEPVLPGRARWSRPDVPTAAMAELGTRLGTSRRPLDRSLVWEGARSSPPALTDPDQAAALARVVATVERRFGSTRLTFGAWHGDWTPWNMAWDGDQVLLWDFERFAVGVPLGFDLAHYRLQSVLRSHGETAAAERARAGLLTGGRAAGTSTRAPTRASAGDAAGECAPGDDPEAVQVAYLVELARRYALASQPVEGRPLRARTAWLIALLSELVGR
- a CDS encoding PKD domain-containing protein, whose amino-acid sequence is MRVAAALMLVALATVVLPSQASAVQVPQSKVVSADPVNWTPHVLDGRVMSIVQVGGMIILGGEFSQVSSADGSTIYNRSNIVAFSATTGVVSTTFNPRTDGEVTTLIVSADGSTVYAGGFFNTVNGVTTAKSIAKLNVANGQLTSGFTSPTLNGRIKDMRLVGSRLWIAGTFGTVNGRAQPGLATINATTGAYDPFMQVQYAGPKNGGVVQVLKMDVSPDRSTLVTIGNYTVVGGQPRSQVAMLDIGGTSASVANWQTDFYPMVKSDGTSFCSSSFDSYMRDIDISPDGNYFVVTTTGAYAGGPPKSCDTNSRFETRARGTGITPTWAEYTGGDTTYAVAVTGAAVYVGGHFRWHNNPWAGDKAGPGAVSREGIAALDPATGLPFRWNPGRTKGVGVFDMLATSAGLWVGSDTDRLGNYEYHARIGFLPLAGGTTPPRPTVGAIPGDVYVVPTTGNQPLVRAVTETSSGPSRSVPGGGIDWTSVRGGFMLGNQIYTGWSNGQFTRRTFDGTTYGAATLVNLADQIVNDAAWHTDVAAATGMFWKDGRLYYTVNGQTSLYYRRFTVESYVVGAQRFTASASTAQIDFSKVTGMFYANGRLYWGSSVDGNLRRVDFVNDVPVSGTVRIISGPSIDGLNWRSRAMFLSTLGAPAANDPPVAVASGDCRYLVCTFSGTSSSDADGTIAKYSWDFGDGATGDGPTVSHTFTDAGDHVVKLTVTDDKGATSTATYTATTTTVPTGVEFVGAAGANANATAHRVTVPTAVQAGDRLLLLGSFNDVTATVSGPTGVTGWSDVAPQQTNGLQTRAWQKVAEAGDAGTALTVTTSIYVKGDLTLLAYRGNALVVLGAAGRSETTSGTAHTTPTVQVPDGTAPRLVSYWAEKSSTTTALTGPAGQEVRRSGTGTGGGHVTTLATDSTVAAGTTTAGGLIATADSASAQATMWSFLIGARS
- a CDS encoding YveK family protein; the encoded protein is MSDTSPDTPDTLEVSGYSRFVRRHWLVCCLLGLVGFAIGMLGPLRAPATYRSTVEVFAPATPAYLAISVDPAAPAVDPREWTQDTEAALLLSEPVLTAVARRLPGHPDPATLTGRVEISVPTSTRVYQIGFTDTDPRRAQEGARVLAVEFARYRAKVLAARAERVATALDSRRHYLQNLLDDIPVPGSVRNDDRDGDSDDPSPAPANLVPRGQIQAQIGEIDDALTATAFTGANTAAVVRSATLPERPERHNPEVPPMSGLMAGLAAGLAVGAVREWKRPAVRDVAEVTAATGLAPVAVLSRRGLRRPAGHREAADLHPLAVQVRLILGAEPLKNSTGASTGPSAADPPVVLVTGHCTDELTAAVADHLRTALASAGHAAGDEPLVNARVPTSRPDARDTFALARAADVVLLVADLAHSTRTELDRCARLLTRAAGPRVATVAVGDARTGRPPAAGRTHPAHPTHPTQRVLDRASLPASPAANAERSDT